A stretch of DNA from Dokdonia sp. PRO95:
AAAATTTTGAAAAGCCAACGCTTGAAAAGGTCTTGCCATTTTCATCAAAGAGTATTAGGTGGTCATAAGGTCCTATTTTAGATAAAATAAGGTCGCCCTCCTTGTTTTTTTGTTCTTGCTCACTAAGATTCTTGACATTTTTAATATCTGGGAGAATTTCGATAGTGTATTTTACATAAAAATTGAGACGCTTAGTATAGGTGTCTATCAGTGCTTGCAACTGTTTATTATCGGTCTTGCCTACGCAGAGAAGTTTAATATTCATGTGGTAAAAATACAAAACTAGCTTACAGAACTAAGAAGCTTTACCTTTTGCTTATTTTTACATAAAAGGAATAAAAGATTTATGATTTCAGAAGCACAATTTCAGATTGAGATAGAGGGTATAATTGCAAATGCTATACGAGAGGATGTAGGCGATGGGGACCATAGTTCGCTAGCATGTATACCAGCCAGCGCCACTGGAAAAGCAAAACTACTTGTAAAGGATGAAGGTATTCTTGCAGGTTGCGCTTTCGCGAAAGCGGTATTTGCCTACGTAGACCCATCATTACAAGTTGAGGATGTCTTAACAGATGGAGACGCTGTAAAATATGGAGATATAGCATTTTATGTCACTGGATCAAGCCAAAGCATTCTAAAAGCTGAACGATTAGTACTGAATGCTATGCAGCGTATGAGTGCTATAGCAACAAAGACCAAGTTTTTTGTAAACCTCTTGGAAGGAACAGATACTAAAATTCTAGATACAAGGAAAACTACACCAGGAATAAGAGCACTAGAGAAGTGGGCTGTAAAAATAGGTGGTGGTGAGAATCATCGTTTTGCGTTGTATGATATGATTATGCTTAAAGATAATCACATCGATTTTGCAGGTGGGGTAACAAAAGCTATTCTTAAAACAGTTGATTATCTAAAGGAAGAGCAACGAGATCTCAAGATTATAGTAGAAGCTAGAAGTCTAGAAGAGATTAAAGAAATACTTGAAAATCATGAGCATGTATATCGTATTCTAATAGATAACTTTAATTATGAAGATACTCGTACTGCAGTTGCATTGATAGGTGATAAATGTCTTACAGAATCCTCTGGTGGTATTAATGAGGAGACGATACGTGATTACGCTCTTTGCGGTGTAGATTATATTTCTAGTGGAGCGCTCACGCACTCTGTTTACAACTTAGATCTTAGTCTGAAAGCAGTTTAATGGCATCAGATAAGACAATAGAACAACGTTTAATGAGGTTCAAGCCTTTCTGCTGGCTTGTAAGTATGCTGGATAGTATTGTAATTCCTGGTTTTGAAGGGATGACGCTGCTATACTTGCTACGTGCTTATTTTAACGGGATTATTAAGGGGGCTCTAGGGTCTCGTGCAAGTTCTATTGCTTATAGTTTTTTTATGGCCATTTTCCCAGCATTACTATTTTTACTCAATTTAGTGCCGTACGTACCCATAGAAAATTTTGATATTAAGTTTATGGCTTTTATCTACGAGCTTATCCCCGCACAATCATTAGATTTCTTTAAGCCTATAATTATAGATATCTCTCAAAATGAGAGGGCGGGTCTTGCTTCCTTTGCTGGTTTACTTGCTTTGTTCTTAACTGCAAATGGTGTTAATGCTATTTTTAGCGGTTTTGAGGGTTCTCATTACAATGAGATTAGCCGCAATTTCTTTAGGCAGTATGCGGTGGCTTTAGGTACTTCAATTATTTTGGCATTGTTGTTGGTTACTACTATATCAGTAGTGATATATTTTGAATTATTACTTAACTCCTTGAAAGAGCGGGATTTTATGAGTAATGATATGGATATCGCACTTTTACGAATAGGTAAGAATCTATTTTTAATCATAATGATCTATTCGGTGATTGCTACGCTCTATTATTTTGGAACTAAAGAAGGCCGTAAAAGCCGCTTTTTTTCACCAGGAGCATTGATGACAACAATATTATTTATGATAACTACTTATTTATTTGGTATTTATATTGATAATTTTGGCACATATAATGAGTTGTACGGCTCTATTGGTGCATTATTAATAATGATGCTTTATATTTGGTTAAATTCAAATTTGATTTTATTGGGCTATGAGCTTAACGCTACCCTTCAAAAATTACGAATTTTACATAAAAACCCTAATTCAAATTAAGTAACACACACACACACACACACACACACACACACAAATTATGAAAAAGTATTTATTAGCTTTAGTAGCAGTATGTAGTCTTACAGTTAGTCAGGCACAAACAGTAGTAGGAGATGCAACCTTACCTAACTCTGTAACCATGGGCGGTACAGAACTTGCACTTAATGGTGCTGGCATGAGGGAGAAAGTCGTATTTGATCTTTATGCTGGTGGACTGTACTTAGTGTCAAAAAATAGTGATGCTGCAGCAATTATTAATGCAGATGAGACTATGGCCCTTAAATTACACATCGTTTCTGGGATGGTTTCTAGTAAGAAAATGATAGGAGCTGTAGATGACGGCTTTGACGCTTCAATGGACGGAAATACTAGTTCGCTAGATGCAAAAATCGAGCAGTTCAAAGGATTTTTTAGTGATAAGATTGTAAAAACAAACGTTTTTGATATCGCTTATATCAAAGGAAAAGGAACAGTAGTTTACAAAAACGGAAAAGAAGTAGGATCTATTGCAGGTCTTGATTTTAAGAAAGCTCTTTTCGGGATCTGGTTAGGTAACGACCCAGCAGATGATGATCTTAAAGAGGCGATGTTAGGTAAAAACTAATTATCACAATCATATTAAAAATGGCGATCACTTGTGATTCGCCATTTTTTATGCATTATAATCTCTCTATAAGTCACATTAATTTTAGAACCTTAAAACTTGAATTATGAAAAAACACATAACCCTACTTATCCTGCTATTTTTTGCAGTGAGCACACAAGCGCAACAGGGAACTATCTTTGGACAATGGAAAACTATAGATGATGAGACCGGTGAGGCGATGTCTATTATAGAAATCTATAAAAAGGATGGAAAAGTGTTTGGTAAGATTATAGATATATTAAATCCTGCAGACCGCGATAAGACCTGTATTTACTGTA
This window harbors:
- the rlmH gene encoding 23S rRNA (pseudouridine(1915)-N(3))-methyltransferase RlmH, translating into MNIKLLCVGKTDNKQLQALIDTYTKRLNFYVKYTIEILPDIKNVKNLSEQEQKNKEGDLILSKIGPYDHLILFDENGKTFSSVGFSKFLQKKMNSGIKTLVFVIGGPYGFSQEVYTKAQGKVSLSSMTFSHQMVRLFITEQIYRGFTILKGEPYHHQ
- the nadC gene encoding carboxylating nicotinate-nucleotide diphosphorylase — protein: MISEAQFQIEIEGIIANAIREDVGDGDHSSLACIPASATGKAKLLVKDEGILAGCAFAKAVFAYVDPSLQVEDVLTDGDAVKYGDIAFYVTGSSQSILKAERLVLNAMQRMSAIATKTKFFVNLLEGTDTKILDTRKTTPGIRALEKWAVKIGGGENHRFALYDMIMLKDNHIDFAGGVTKAILKTVDYLKEEQRDLKIIVEARSLEEIKEILENHEHVYRILIDNFNYEDTRTAVALIGDKCLTESSGGINEETIRDYALCGVDYISSGALTHSVYNLDLSLKAV
- a CDS encoding YihY/virulence factor BrkB family protein → MASDKTIEQRLMRFKPFCWLVSMLDSIVIPGFEGMTLLYLLRAYFNGIIKGALGSRASSIAYSFFMAIFPALLFLLNLVPYVPIENFDIKFMAFIYELIPAQSLDFFKPIIIDISQNERAGLASFAGLLALFLTANGVNAIFSGFEGSHYNEISRNFFRQYAVALGTSIILALLLVTTISVVIYFELLLNSLKERDFMSNDMDIALLRIGKNLFLIIMIYSVIATLYYFGTKEGRKSRFFSPGALMTTILFMITTYLFGIYIDNFGTYNELYGSIGALLIMMLYIWLNSNLILLGYELNATLQKLRILHKNPNSN
- a CDS encoding chalcone isomerase family protein; the encoded protein is MKKYLLALVAVCSLTVSQAQTVVGDATLPNSVTMGGTELALNGAGMREKVVFDLYAGGLYLVSKNSDAAAIINADETMALKLHIVSGMVSSKKMIGAVDDGFDASMDGNTSSLDAKIEQFKGFFSDKIVKTNVFDIAYIKGKGTVVYKNGKEVGSIAGLDFKKALFGIWLGNDPADDDLKEAMLGKN
- a CDS encoding DUF2147 domain-containing protein, with translation MKKHITLLILLFFAVSTQAQQGTIFGQWKTIDDETGEAMSIIEIYKKDGKVFGKIIDILNPADRDKTCIYCKGEDYNKPLIGLDIIKNLEKDDDEYEGGTIFDPEKGKEYKAKLWIDEDDKNILNVRGYIAFLFRTQQWIRS